CTTGCGATTCAACGCGCGATAACCGATGTCGCGGCGATACTGCATGCCGTCGAACGCGATCTGGTTGATCGTTTCATAAGCCACCGACTGCGCGCTGCGCACCGAGTCCGCCAGCCCCACCACGCACAGCACGCGGCCGCCCGAGGTGGACAGCTTGCCGTCGGCGAGCGTGGTGCCTGCATGGAACGTGACCGAATCCGCCGTTTCCGCCGGAATACCGTTGATACGGTCGCCCTTGCGCGGTGTGTCCGGGTAGTTGTGCGCGGCAAGCACCACGCCGAGCGCGGTGCGGCGGTCCCATTCCAGCTCGACCGTATCCAGCGTCCCGGCGATAGCCTGCTCGACCACCTTCGAGAAATCGCCCTTCAGGCGCGCCATGATCGGCTGCGTTTCGGGGTCGCCCATCCGGCAGTTGAATTCGAGCGTCTTCGGGTTGCCTTGCGCGTCGATCATCAGACCCGCGTACAGGAAGCCGGTGAAGCGGATGCCTTCCTTCTCCATGCCGCGCACGGTGGGCAGAATGATTTCGCGCATCACGCGCGCATGCAGTTGCGGCGTGACGATCGGCGCGGGCGAGTAGGCGCCCATGCCGCCGGTGTTCGGGCCCTGGTCGGCATCGAGCAGGCGCTTGTGGTCCTGGCTCGACGCGAGCGGCAGCACATGCTTGCCGTCGACCATCACGATGAAGCTCGCTTCCTCGCCGGCGAGGAATTCCTCGATCACGACGCGCGCGCCGGCATCGCCGAGCTTGTTGTCCGACAGCATCATGTCGACCGCGGCGTGCGCTTCCTCCAGCGACTGCGCGACCACCACGCCCTTGCCGGCGGCGAGGCCGTCGGCCTTGATCACGATCGGCGCGCCCCTGGCGTCCAGATACGCGTGCGCGGCGGCGACGTCGGCGAAGGTTTCGTACTCGGCCGTCGGAATCGCATGGCGCTTCATGAAGGCCTTCGCGAAGTCCTTCGAGCTTTCGAGCTGGGCGGCTTCTTTGGTCGGCCCGAAAATCTTCAGACCGCGCGAGCGGAACAGATTGACGATACCTGCCGCCAGCGGCGTTTCCGGCCCGACCAGCGTGAAGGCGATCTGCTCCTTCTCGACGAAATCGGCGAGCGCGGCCGGCTCGGTGATGTCGACGTTGCGCAGGCGTTCGTCCTGCGCGGTGCCGCCATTGCCCGGCGCCACGTAGACGAGCTGGACCCGCGGCGATTGCGCGAGCTTCCATGCGAGCGCATGTTCGCGACCGCCGGAACCGACGACGAGTAACTTCATGTGAATCCCCGAGACTTAAAAACCATAAACGGCTGAGGCAACCCGCTCAGCCGTGCAATAACAGCCAGTTCGCGATGCGCGGCGCGCATTGCCCGCGCACGCTCATTCGTCGGCGATCGCGGCGTTTGTGTAGACTTCCTGCACGTCGTCCAGATTCTCCAGCGCGTCGAGCAGCTTCTGCATTTTCAGCGCGTCGTCGCCGGTGAATTCGACTTCCGTCTGAGGTTTCATCGTGACCTCGGCCAGTTCGGCCTTGAAGCCCGCGGCTTCGAGCGCGGCCTTCACCTTCGGGAAATCGTTCGGCGGGCACAGCACTTCGATACTGCCGTCTTCGTTCGTGACGACGTCGTCGGCGCCGGCTTCGAGCGCGGCTTCCATCAGTTTGTCTTCCGCCGTGCCGGGTGCGAACAGGAACTGGCCGACGTGATCGAACATGAACGACACCGAGCCGTCCGTGCCCATGTTGCCGCCGTTCTTCGAGAACGCGTGACGCACTTCCGCGACGGTGCGGGTGCGATTGTCGGTCATGGTGTCGACGATCACCGCCGCGCCGCCGATGCCGTAGCCTTCGTAGCGGATTTCTTCGTAGTTTGCGCCGTCCACACCGCCCACACCGCGCTGGATCGCACGGTTGACGTTATCTTTCGGCATGTTGGCGTCGTACGCCTTTTCGACGGCGAGCCGCAGACGCGGGTTCGAGTCGATGTCGCCGCCGCCCATGCGCGCCGCGACCTGGATTTCCTTGATGAGCCGCGTCCAGACCTTGCCGCGCTTGGCGTCGGCCGCTGCTTTCTTATGCTTGATGTTGGCCCATTTCGAATGACCCGCCATACCTTTCTCCATCGCGCGCGCCGCTCTGGCGCACGCATAGTGCCATTGTCGTTGCGATGCTGGGGCGCTTGCGCGTGAGTCGCGAATGCGCGCCGTTGCGCCTTGATGTCTAACCGTCTGGGGTTCGCCGCCCGCTTGAGGCGCGCCGCGCCGGGTGGTCGCACCGGTTGATCGCGCAGTTGAGTCGCTCTTTGACTCGCTCATTGAGCGGATTCGAATTTTATCACGCCGGGGCCGGGCGGCCGAGGGGAGATGGCGCGAAATGGGCGGGGCGGACAGCGTTTGCGGGCATCTCCGGCGACTTAATGCACGTCCGGGATGGCGGCATCATGTGCAAAAGTAAACATTTTTGTTTATATTTTGCTTTGTGTTCATGGACACAGGAGGGCCGGTGAAGCAAAGCGAGTTCAGACGATGGCTCGCTGACCAGGGAGCGACTTTCGAACAAGGCAGCAAGCATTGCAAATAAAGGCAAGCCCCGCGAGGGGCTTCGTCACCGCCCGACGTTTCACCCGTGCACGGACTTTTGGAGAGTTATTTATGTTTCGCTATCCAGCCCGCATCGAAGCGGACGAAGCTGGTTTTACCGTGTCGTTTCGCGATATTCCGGAGGCGTTGACGTCCGGCGCGACGCTTGACGAAGCGCGCGAGATGGCGGCCGACGCGCTCGCGACGGCGATGGATTTTTACTTCGAAGATAAGCGCCAGGTGCCCGTGCCGTCGAAAGCGCGGCGGGGCGAGGAGGTCATCGAGCTGCCCGCCAGCCTGGCGGCCAAGGTGCTGTTGCTCAACGAAATGCTGGCCCAGAAGGTGACGCCTTCCGAGCTGGCGCGGCGCCTGCACACGCGCGCGCAGGATATCCAGCGGGTGATCGATCTTGGCCACGTGACCAAGATCGATACGATCGCGTCCGCGTTCGCGGCGCTCGGCAAACGGCTCGAACTGTCGATCGTGCCGGCATAAGTGAAAATCAGCTGAAAATCAGGCAACCACGAAAAAAATCGACGCGGGCGGCGCGACCTTATCTCGCGCCGCACGGTGACGCTTCCATCATCCCGTCAGTTCTTCGTCCCGAACAACCGGTCACCGGCATCGCCGAGACCCGGCACGATGTACGCGTGTTCGTTCAGATGCGAATCCAGCGAGGCCACGTACAGCTTGACGTCCGGGTGCGCGTCCTGGAACACCTGCACGCCTTCGGGCGCGGCCACCAGCGCGAGGAACATGATGTTCTCGCCGGCCACGTTGCGGCGCTTGAGCACGTCTACCGCGTGCACGGCCGAATAGCCGGTCGCGACCATCGGGTCGCACAGAATGAACGTGCGGTCTTCCAGGTCCGGCAGGCGCACCAGATACTCGACCGGGCGATGGTCCTCCGCGCGGTACACGCCGATGTGACCCACCCGCGCCGACGGCACCAGTTCCAGCAGTCCGTCCGACATGCCGATGCCGGCACGCAGCACCGGCACGATCGCGAGCTTCTTGCCGGCGATCACCGGCGCGTCGATATCGACGAGCGGCGTGGTCAGGCGGCGCGTGGTCATCGGCAGGTTGCGGGTGATTTCATAGCCCATCAGCAGCGTGATTTCGCGCAGCAGTTCGCGGAACGTGCGGGTCGAGGTGTCCCGGTCGCGCATATGCGACAGCTTGTGCTGGATCAGCGGGTGATCGAGGATGAATAGATTGGGAAAACGGCTGTCCTGGGTCATGGCGGGGGCGCAAACGGCGGCTAGAGGGATCGGGGATCCGGGGATCGTTCCGGCGCGCCGCCGCCGGCCGAAGCGGGCTGGCGGACGCGCCACGGCGCAAGTTTACCGAAAGAGCGCCGCGCGACATACCGGAGATTGCAGCGTCCCGGCGCAGTCCGGCACCGATTCTTCTAGAATCGGGGGATTCCGCCGCGCGCGTCGATCGTCGAGGATCGTCAGGCATTGTCAGCCTTCAGGTCTGGGCCCGCGCGCCGCCACCATCACGAGGACACGCACATGGACATGGGAATCGCCGGACGCACCGCGCTGGTCTGCGCGGCCAGCAAGGGCCTGGGGCGCGGCTGCGCGGAAGCGCTCGCCGCCGAGGGCGTCAACCTGACGATCGTCGCGCGCACCGCGGAGACGCTCGAGGCGACCGCCGCCGAGATCCGCAAGCAGAGCGGCGTGGAAGTGCGCACGGTGGCCTGCGACATCACCACGCCCGAAGGCCGCGCGGCGGCGCTCGCCGCGTGTCCGCAGCCGGACATTCTGGTCAACAACGCGGGCGGGCCGCCGCCGGGCGATTTCCGCGACTTCTCGCACGAGGACTGGATCCGCGCGCTGGAAAGCAACATGCTCACGCCGATCGAACTGATCCGCGCGACCATCGACACGATGAGCGCGCGCGGTTTCGGGCGCATCGTCAACATCACGAGTTCGGCGGTGAAGGCGCCGATCGACGTGCTGGCGCTGTCGAACGGCGCGCGCTCGGGGCTGACGGGTTTCGTCGCGGGCCTCGCGCGCAAGGTCGCGCCGACCGGCGTGACGATCAACAACCTGCTGCCGGGCATCTTCGACACCGACCGCATCGCCGTCACTTTCGACGCGCAGGCCAAGGCGCAAAACATTTCCGTCGACGACGCCCGCAAGCAGCGCATGAAGACGATTCCCGCGGGCCGCTTCGGCACGCGCGACGAATTCGGCCGCGCGTGCGCGTTCCTGTGCAGCGCGCATGCGGGCTACATCACCGGCCAGAACTGGCTGATCGACGGCGGGGTGTATCCGGGCACGTTCTGACCGGTCGCGTTCCGGGCGCGTAAGTGTCCGGCGCGGCTTCGCGGTTTGCGCCTTGATAGGTCTTAGGGCTGGATAGCTTCACAGCTTCACGGCTTCGCAGAAAGTTTCACCGACAACTTCCCGGTTCCACGGCAGCGCCGCCGCCGGCAGTTTCATCCTCACTACAACAACGACAATCACAACGGTTTCAGGAGTCTTACGTCATGAGTACCCGCATTGCCCTGATCGCGCACGATCACAAGAAGGACGACATCGTCAAACTGGCCGGCGAGTACGTCGATACGCTGCGGCGTTGCGAGATCGTCGCGACCGGCACGACCGGCGGACGCATCGCCGACACGCACGGCCTGACGGTCGAGCGCATGCTGTCGGGCCCGCACGGCGGCGATCTACAGATCGGCGCGCAGCTCGCGGAAGGCCGCGTGGACATGGTGATCTTCCTGCGCGACCCGATGACGCCGCAGCCGCACGAACCGGACATCAACGCGCTGGTGCGCGCCTGCGACGTGCACAACATCCCGTGCGCGACCAATATTTCCACCGCGCGCATGCTGCTCGACGCGCTGACCTTGCGCGTGAGCCAGCAGGTTTGAGACGGCAGGTCTGAAGCGGAAGCGCCCAGGCGGCGCGTCCGGCTGCTCACGCAACAACACCATCAAGGAGACGTAATGGTCAAAGCAATCCGATTCGATAAAACCGGCGGCCCGGAAGTCATGAAATGGGTCGACGTCGAGGTGGGCGAGCCGGGCGCGGGCGAGATCCGCATCCGCCAGACGGCGGTCGGGCTGAACTATATCGACGTCTATTTCCGCACCGGTCTGTATCCGCTGCCGCTGCCCGGCGGGCTCGGCATGGAGGCCGCCGGCGAAGTGACGGCGGTCGGCGCGGGCGTGACGGACCTGAAGGCGGGCGACCGCGTCGCCTATGTCGCGCGGCCGCCCGGCGCCTACACGCAGGAACGCGTGCTGGCCGCCGCGCAGGTGGTGAAGGTGCCCGACGCGCTGACCGACGAGCAGGCCGCGTCGGTGATGCTGCAAGGCTTGACCGCGCAGTATCTGCTGCGCCGCACGTATCCGGTGAAGGCCGGCGACACGATCCTGATCCAGGCCGCGGCGGGCGGCGTCGGGCTGCTGGTGTGCCAGTGGGCGAAGGCGCTGGGCGCTACGGTGATCGGCACCGTCGGCTCGGATGAAAAGGCGGAGATCGCGAAAGCGCACGGTTGCGACCACGCGATCGTCTACACGCGCGAGAACTTTACGAAGCGCGTGCGCGAAATCACCAACGGCGCGGGCGTGCCGGTGGTGTACGACTCGATCGGCAAGGACACGTTTGCCGCGTCGCTCGACTGCCTCGCGCCGCTCGGTATGTTCGTGAGCTTCGGCAATGCGTCGGGGCCGTTGCCGCCGATCGATTCGTCCGAGTTCGCGGGGCGCGGCTCGCTGTTCTTCACCCGTCCGACGTTGTTCACCTATATCGCGAAGCGCGGCGATTACGAGGCGATGTCGAAGGAACTGTTCGACGTGCTGGTGTCGGGCAAGGTGAAGACGAGCATCAACCAGCGCTATGCGCTCGCGGATGTCGGTCAGGCGCACGCGGACCTGGAAGGGCGCCGCACGACGGGGTCGACGATTCTGTTGCCGTAATCGTCGTTCGCAGGGTGGGGCCGCTTACTTCGCGGCCACGTTGGGACCGCTGGCTGCATCGCCGGTGGAATCCGCGGCGGGCGCGGCGCTCGCGCCACCCGTCGCCGCCGCGTTGCGCTCCTTCAACCGGTCGATCCGTCCATTCACGACGGCCTTCAGGAACGCCTCCGGGAAACCGTCCGCCATCGTCCAGCTATTGCCGCTGCCGACGAACACGAACTCCCCGCGCACCTTCGTCACCGCCGGCGCGCCGACGATCGCCATCAGATCGTCGCGATAGTCGATCGCCACCGGGCACGACTGACGGCCGTCGGCGACCGTCTTGCAATCGGCGCTCGGCACGACGTCCAGCACGCTCTCGGCGAGCGTCGGCGGAAGATCCTCGCCTTCCTTGCGCACCAGCGCCGGGCCATGCGTCTGCTCGTCGAACTTCGCGAGCGCGGCCTTGATCGCCGACTCCATGTTGTCGCGGCCGACCGGTTTGCCGAACGTATTGTTCAACGCAGCCGCGTCATAGCGCGACTGAATGTACTCGGGCGGGAAGGCCTGCACCGCGAACTTGTCCTTGTCGTCCGGCGTACGGAGCACCATGTAGCCGATCGCCTCCTTCTCGGCACCGTCGCCGATATCGGCGAGACAGCCACGCGAATGATCCTTGCTGTCATAACCGACCTCGCGATGATTGCGCACGGCCGGCATGCCGCCTTTCGCGAGCATCTGCGCGCCGGCCATGCTCTTCAGCGCGCCTTCGAACAGGAGCGAGTGCAGCGCCGCCGTGGTGGACGACGCCGTGCAACCCGGCGTCGAATCGGGCATGAGCGCATAAATGCCGAAGCCGCCCAATATCGCCGCGACCACGCCGAAATTGATCAGCAGACTTCTTTTCGCTTTCTTTTTGCGCAAGTCGGCCAGCGCATGCAAACGCGCGTCGATACGCGGATCGATCTCGCGAATAAACAGCAATATCGCCAGCCGTTTTTCGATATCGACGCTATTGTCTTCCGACCATTGCAAGGTCTGAAGCGTGGCTTTTTCCTCGATATCCCGATCCGTATACTTTTCGGCGATCAGCCAGTCCAGCATGCGCCTCACCGTTGCCGGTTCGAATTGAATCTCCGGATGCGCGATCAGCCGCTGACGTACCGTTTCGGCAGGTTCCGCCTCGATATATTCCTTGAATTCCAGAATGGCCAGCATGGTCAGGCGATCGTCTTCGGGCGTTTCGGTCCCGTTAAGGCCTTGCTGGTTATCCTGGTTATTCTGGGTATCAGTATCGGTTGTCATATCGGGCGTCGTTATTGAATGGAATATCGGCGCGTCATTATGCGCGAACGATTCGCCGTCTGACCAGAGTTAATTCTTCCCAATGCGTATTCCCACCACCTGATCGGCATTCGCCGATTTAAATCGCCCGGCCGAATGGATCGCGTGACCGGAATGCCGATTCAGGTTCTTTCGTTTACGCAATTTTTACATCGCGCCTCGACTCTTTGACCAGCCCTTTACGCGGTTCGGCATAACGTTCCATCCATCCAAAGTCCGTGAATGGAGAACAAAAATGGATGTGCTGTATGTCGGGGGGCTGGTGCTGTTTTCCGCGCTGACCTTTGCATTGATTGCCGGCTGCGAGAAGTTGATGCAGTTCCGTCGTGGGCAGGGAGCGCGGTCATGAGCTGGATTCTCTGGTTGTCCGGCGCCGCCACCGCGCTGCTGTTTATCTACCTGGTCTATGCGCTGTTGCGCGCGGAGGACATTGAATGAACGCGAACAATGTCCTGCAAGCCGGACTCTTCATCGTCGTGCTGCTGGTCGCCGCGGTGCCGATGTCCCGCTACCTGAGCGCCGTGATGGACGGCAGCTCGCGCGTCGTGCGCGTGGGCGGTCCGCTCGAACGTCTGCTGTACCGAATCGCCGGTGTCGATCCGTCGGCGGAAATGGGCTGGAAGCACTACGCGATCGCGACGATCGCATTCAACGTGCTCGGCGTGCTGTTCCTGTACGCGCTGCTGCGCGTGCAGCAATGGCTGCCGGGCAATCCGCAGCAGTTCGGCCCGATGACGGTGGACGGCGCGTTCAACACCGCCGTCAGCTTCGTCACCAATACGAACTGGCAGGACTACACGCCCGAGCAGACCGTCGGCTATCTGACGCAGATGCTCGGCCTGACCGTGCAGAACTTCCTGTCCGCGGCCACCGGCATCGTGGTGGTGATCGCGCTGATTCGCGGCTTCGCGCGTCACACCGCGCAAACCATCGGCAACTTCTGGGTCGACATCACGCGCGTGACGCTGTACGTGCTGTTGCCGATGGCGGCGATCGTCGCCGCGTTGCTGATGAGCCAGGGCGTGGTGCAGAACTTCAAGGCCTATCAGGACGTGCCGACCCTGCAGACCACCACCTACGCCGCGCCGAAGCTCGACGCGCAAGGCAATCCGGTGAAGGACGCGAAGGGCAATCCGGTCACGGTCGATACGCCGGTGAAAACGCAGACCCTCGCGATGGGTCCGGTCGCGTCGCAGGAAGCGATCAAGATGCTCGGCACCAATGGCGGCGGCTTCTTCAACGGCAACTCGGCGCATCCGTATGAAAACCCCACGCCGTTCTCGAACTTCCTGCAGATCTTCTCGATCCTGATCATCCCGGCGGCGCTCGCGCTGGTGTTCGGCCGCATGATCGCCGACCGCAAGCAGGGCGTGGCGGTGCTCGCGGCCATGACGATCGCGTTCGCGGCCTGCGTGTTCGGCGAGATAACCGCGGAGCAAGGCGGCAATCCGGCGATCGCCGCGCTGCACGTCGATCAATCGGCCAACGCGCTGCAATCGGGCGGCAACGCCGAGGGCAAGGAAACGCGCTTCGGCATCGCGCAGTCGGGCATCTTCACGGTCGCGACCACGGCAGCCTCGTGCGGCGCGGTCGCCAATACGCACGATTCGCTGACGCCGATCGGCGGCCTCTATCCGATGCTGCTGATGCAACTGGGCGAGGTGATCTTCGGCGGCGTCGGCTCCGGCATGTACGGGATGCTCGTGTTCGCACTGCTGGCCGTGTTCGTCGCGGGCCTGATGATCGGCCGCACGCCGGAATACGTCGGCAAGAAGATCGAAGCGTACGAAATGAAGATGGTATCGATCGTGGTGCTGCTCACGCCGCTGCTGGTGCTGGTGGGCACGTCGATCGCGGTGTTGACCGACGCGGGCAAGGCCGGCATCGCCAACCCCGGCGCGCACGGCTTCTCCGAAATCCTCTACGCGTTCAGCTCGGCCGCCAACAACAACGGCAGCGCGTTCGCCGGCTTGACCGTGAGCACGCCGTTCTACAACTGGCTCACCGCGATCGCGATGTGGTTCGGCCGCTTCGGCACGATCATCCCGGTGCTCGCGATCGCCGGTTCGCTGGCGGCGAAAAAGCGCATCGGCGTCACGGGCGGCACGCTGCCCACGCATGGCCCGCTGTTCGTCGTGCTGCTGCTCGGCACGGTGCTGCTGGTCGGCGCGCTGACCTATGTGCCGGCGCTCGCGCTCGGTCCGGGTGTCGAACATCTGATGATGATGGGCGCGCATTGAGCCGCCCGTCGAAATCACATGAATGAACCGCGACTGAACAGGCGCAAACGGGAAATTCGAGGATTCAATGACTGAACATAATGCAACCAGGTCCATGTTCGATCCGGCGCTGCTGCGCCCGGCGATCGTGGACTCCTTCAAGAAGCTCACGCCGCGCACGCAATTCCGCAACCCGGTGATGTTCTGCGTGTACGTCGGCAGCATTCTGACCACCATTCTGTGGATCGCCGCGCTCGGCGGCCAGGCCGAGGCGCCCGCAGGCTTCATTCTCGCGGTCGCGTTGTGGCTGTGGTTCACGGTGCTGTTCGCGAACTTCGCGGAAGCGCTCGCCGAAGGCCGTTCCAAGGCTCAGGCGGCGTCGCTGCGCAGCGCGAAGAAAGACGTGATGGCCAAGAAGCTCAACGAGCCGCATCCGAAATCGCCGATCCGCATCATGACCGCCTCGGACCTGCGCAAGGGCGACGTCGTGCTGGTCGAAACTGGTGACGTGATCCCGGCCGACGGCGAAGTGATCGATGGCGTCGCCTCCGTCGACGAATCGGCGATCACCGGCGAATCCGCGCCGGTGATCCGCGAGTCGGGCGGCGACTTTTCGTCGGTGACGGGCGGCACGCGTGTGCTGTCCGACTGGATCGTCGTGCGCGTCACGGCCAATCCGGGCGAGGCGTTCCTTGACCGCATGATCGCGATGGTCGAAGGCGCGAAGCGTCAGAAGACGCCGAACGAAATCGCGCTGACGATCCTGCTGGTCGCGCTGACGATCGTCATGCTGCTCGCCACCGCGACGCTGCTGCCGTTCTCGATGTTCTCCGTCGAAGCGGCCAAGGCCGGACACGTGGTGACGATCACCGCGCTGGTCGCGTTGCTGGTGTGTCTGATTCCGACCACCATCGGCGGCCTGCTGTCGGCGATCGGCGTGGCCGGCATGAGCCGCATGATGCAGGCCAACGTGATCGCCACCTCCGGCCGCGCGGTGGAAGCCGCCGGCGACGTCGACGTGCTGCTGCTCGACAAGACCGGCACGATCACGCTCGGCAACCGTCAGGCGTCGCAGTTCGTGCCCGCGCCGGGTTTGACCGAGGAAGCGCTCGCCGACGCCGCGCAACTGTCGTCGCTCGCCGATGAAACGCCGGAAGGCCGCAGCATCGTCGTGCTGGCCAAGCAGCGCTTCAACATCCGCCAGCGCGACATGGCGTCGCTGCAGGCGACCTTCCTCGCGTTCACCGCGCAAACGCGGATGAGCGGCGTGGACTTGCACGGCCGCGAAATCCGCAAGGGCGCGGCCGACGCGGTCAAGCATTACGTCGAAGCCAACGGCGGCCGCTTCCCGAACGAAGTCAGCAACGCGGTGGCCGAAGTCGCGCGGCGCGGCAGCACGCCGCTGGTGGTCGCCGAGAAGGGCGAGCAGGGCGCGCGCGTGCTCGGCGTGATCGAGCTGAAGGACGTGGTGAAGGGCGGCATCAAGGAACGCTTCGCCGAACTGCGCAAGATGGGCATCAAGACGGTGATGGTGACGGGCGACAACCGCCTGACCGCCGCCGCGATCGCCGCCGAGGCGGGCGTCGACGATTTTCTCGCCGAAGCCACGCCGGAAGCGAAACTCGCGACGATCCGCGCGCACCAGGCCGAAGGCCGCCTTGTCGCGATGACCGGCGACGGCACCAACGACGCCCCGGCGCTCGCGCAGGCCGACGTCGCGGTGGCGATGAACACGGGCACGCAGGCGGCCAAGGAAGCGGGCAACATGGTCGACCTCGATTCGAATCCGACCAAGCTGATCGAGATCGTCGAAATCGGCAAGCAGATGCTGATGACGCGCGGCTCGCTCACCACCTTCTCGATCGCCAACGACGTCGCCAAATACTTCGCGATCATTCCGGCCGCGTTCGCCACGACCTACCCGGCGCTGAACGCGCTGAACGTGATGCATCTGGCCACGCCGGCCTCGGCCATCATGTCGGCGGTGATTTTCAACGCGCTGATCATCGTGCTGCTGATTCCGCTGGCGCTCAAGGGCGTGCGCTATCGCGCGCTCGGCGCGGCGGTGCTGCTGCGTCGCAATCTGCTGGTCTACGGGCTGGGCGGGATCATCGTGCCGTTTATCGGCATCAAGCTGATCGATATGGTGCTGGCCGCGTTCGGCTGGGTTTGAATACCGCCGGGCGTTCGCGGCAAGACCTGACAAGGAATACCCATCATGAAAAATCTGTTCCGTCCATTGCTGGTGATCTTCGCGGTGCTGACCGCGCTCACCGGACTCGCTTACCCCGCGGTGATGACCGCCGTCGGCCAGGCCGCGTTCCGCGATCAGGCCA
The sequence above is a segment of the Paraburkholderia sp. D15 genome. Coding sequences within it:
- a CDS encoding SDR family oxidoreductase, with protein sequence MDMGIAGRTALVCAASKGLGRGCAEALAAEGVNLTIVARTAETLEATAAEIRKQSGVEVRTVACDITTPEGRAAALAACPQPDILVNNAGGPPPGDFRDFSHEDWIRALESNMLTPIELIRATIDTMSARGFGRIVNITSSAVKAPIDVLALSNGARSGLTGFVAGLARKVAPTGVTINNLLPGIFDTDRIAVTFDAQAKAQNISVDDARKQRMKTIPAGRFGTRDEFGRACAFLCSAHAGYITGQNWLIDGGVYPGTF
- a CDS encoding methylglyoxal synthase, with product MSTRIALIAHDHKKDDIVKLAGEYVDTLRRCEIVATGTTGGRIADTHGLTVERMLSGPHGGDLQIGAQLAEGRVDMVIFLRDPMTPQPHEPDINALVRACDVHNIPCATNISTARMLLDALTLRVSQQV
- the upp gene encoding uracil phosphoribosyltransferase; translation: MTQDSRFPNLFILDHPLIQHKLSHMRDRDTSTRTFRELLREITLLMGYEITRNLPMTTRRLTTPLVDIDAPVIAGKKLAIVPVLRAGIGMSDGLLELVPSARVGHIGVYRAEDHRPVEYLVRLPDLEDRTFILCDPMVATGYSAVHAVDVLKRRNVAGENIMFLALVAAPEGVQVFQDAHPDVKLYVASLDSHLNEHAYIVPGLGDAGDRLFGTKN
- a CDS encoding potassium ABC transporter ATPase: MDVLYVGGLVLFSALTFALIAGCEKLMQFRRGQGARS
- the kdpA gene encoding potassium-transporting ATPase subunit KdpA — encoded protein: MNANNVLQAGLFIVVLLVAAVPMSRYLSAVMDGSSRVVRVGGPLERLLYRIAGVDPSAEMGWKHYAIATIAFNVLGVLFLYALLRVQQWLPGNPQQFGPMTVDGAFNTAVSFVTNTNWQDYTPEQTVGYLTQMLGLTVQNFLSAATGIVVVIALIRGFARHTAQTIGNFWVDITRVTLYVLLPMAAIVAALLMSQGVVQNFKAYQDVPTLQTTTYAAPKLDAQGNPVKDAKGNPVTVDTPVKTQTLAMGPVASQEAIKMLGTNGGGFFNGNSAHPYENPTPFSNFLQIFSILIIPAALALVFGRMIADRKQGVAVLAAMTIAFAACVFGEITAEQGGNPAIAALHVDQSANALQSGGNAEGKETRFGIAQSGIFTVATTAASCGAVANTHDSLTPIGGLYPMLLMQLGEVIFGGVGSGMYGMLVFALLAVFVAGLMIGRTPEYVGKKIEAYEMKMVSIVVLLTPLLVLVGTSIAVLTDAGKAGIANPGAHGFSEILYAFSSAANNNGSAFAGLTVSTPFYNWLTAIAMWFGRFGTIIPVLAIAGSLAAKKRIGVTGGTLPTHGPLFVVLLLGTVLLVGALTYVPALALGPGVEHLMMMGAH
- the purD gene encoding phosphoribosylamine--glycine ligase, encoding MKLLVVGSGGREHALAWKLAQSPRVQLVYVAPGNGGTAQDERLRNVDITEPAALADFVEKEQIAFTLVGPETPLAAGIVNLFRSRGLKIFGPTKEAAQLESSKDFAKAFMKRHAIPTAEYETFADVAAAHAYLDARGAPIVIKADGLAAGKGVVVAQSLEEAHAAVDMMLSDNKLGDAGARVVIEEFLAGEEASFIVMVDGKHVLPLASSQDHKRLLDADQGPNTGGMGAYSPAPIVTPQLHARVMREIILPTVRGMEKEGIRFTGFLYAGLMIDAQGNPKTLEFNCRMGDPETQPIMARLKGDFSKVVEQAIAGTLDTVELEWDRRTALGVVLAAHNYPDTPRKGDRINGIPAETADSVTFHAGTTLADGKLSTSGGRVLCVVGLADSVRSAQSVAYETINQIAFDGMQYRRDIGYRALNRKHDAKADGKH
- a CDS encoding YebC/PmpR family DNA-binding transcriptional regulator: MAGHSKWANIKHKKAAADAKRGKVWTRLIKEIQVAARMGGGDIDSNPRLRLAVEKAYDANMPKDNVNRAIQRGVGGVDGANYEEIRYEGYGIGGAAVIVDTMTDNRTRTVAEVRHAFSKNGGNMGTDGSVSFMFDHVGQFLFAPGTAEDKLMEAALEAGADDVVTNEDGSIEVLCPPNDFPKVKAALEAAGFKAELAEVTMKPQTEVEFTGDDALKMQKLLDALENLDDVQEVYTNAAIADE
- the kdpF gene encoding K(+)-transporting ATPase subunit F, which gives rise to MSWILWLSGAATALLFIYLVYALLRAEDIE
- a CDS encoding type II toxin-antitoxin system HicB family antitoxin, whose protein sequence is MFRYPARIEADEAGFTVSFRDIPEALTSGATLDEAREMAADALATAMDFYFEDKRQVPVPSKARRGEEVIELPASLAAKVLLLNEMLAQKVTPSELARRLHTRAQDIQRVIDLGHVTKIDTIASAFAALGKRLELSIVPA
- a CDS encoding quinone oxidoreductase, which gives rise to MVKAIRFDKTGGPEVMKWVDVEVGEPGAGEIRIRQTAVGLNYIDVYFRTGLYPLPLPGGLGMEAAGEVTAVGAGVTDLKAGDRVAYVARPPGAYTQERVLAAAQVVKVPDALTDEQAASVMLQGLTAQYLLRRTYPVKAGDTILIQAAAGGVGLLVCQWAKALGATVIGTVGSDEKAEIAKAHGCDHAIVYTRENFTKRVREITNGAGVPVVYDSIGKDTFAASLDCLAPLGMFVSFGNASGPLPPIDSSEFAGRGSLFFTRPTLFTYIAKRGDYEAMSKELFDVLVSGKVKTSINQRYALADVGQAHADLEGRRTTGSTILLP